A window of Amaranthus tricolor cultivar Red isolate AtriRed21 chromosome 8, ASM2621246v1, whole genome shotgun sequence genomic DNA:
AACCATAATTGCTACATTATAAAGTACGCACACCATCTAAGAGCTTTAGGCCCTTACATGGTGAGTAGACGAGTACATATCGAAACAAAAAGAAAGTAGCAGAGAAAGATAACTCTTTTTGTCATACATTTCATCATGAAGCtaaataacaaaaaacaaatgagGTGAAGAACAAACAAAACTATGTGAAAGCAGTTAACAACTTGCCAATCGTTTTACTTTAAGAgattttgtaattaaaattacatCTTAGATTAAGACTTAACTATTTCTCACTTAATAACTTGAATCACACAGAAAACACGCACAGGATATATCATACAAGCAAACTTGTTTAAAATATGTCCGAAAGAAGGAACCTGTATCCTGCACGGGAGCTTGTCTTAAAATCATAAATGGGAACCTGGGCTGGCTTTCCTGCCTTAAGATCATTTATATTCTGGAGCAATGTATCATAATCCGTCAAGCGTGGATCTGTTCAAAAAGCATACAATGTAAGAACAAAGAGGTATGAACTAGCTAGTCCAAGTCATAGTGAAAAATACTGTTTCAGTCACGGTCGTGGAAATGGTGGCAAAACGGATATCGTGGTCAATACGGATAATTTTGCAGTCAATGTGACCTATATTTCAGTCGCGATAAACTCAAAAACTTTTACAATATGGTCATGATACGGTGATGCGGCCTTATTGTTGCACCATGATCCAGGTACAAAACGCTATGTTCGCTTTGATACTAAACATTGAAAGTGCTTGATACATAACAGATCAGCACCGTGACCAAATGTTAATTAATGACCACCACATATTGACATTCTGAAAAATTTACCTCGAGATTAGAATCTAACCAAATTAATGGTCCTCCATTTCTCTGACATCGGAATCAGAAAAATGAGCACCGTGAACTCAATTATCACTAAAATGGGTCGGATCTTACAAAAGATCTAAAactgatttcaaagaaaaaatcCCATAGATAATAAATGTATAAAAGGCATAGTCGATACATATCAAATCCATATCCAAATTCTGTTTCTCTGTGAGTTTTATCAAGAAAACAACTCCTCCTGTTGATCTTATCTCATAGTACTCACATAAAAGGTGATGTCAAGAAGTCCTTTTCAAAAGACTAAACTAGCCTCTACTCAGTCACCAAAGGAGGCTAGTCAACATTATGTTGGCAAGATAAAGCTCAATGATTCTTACACTATACACAGGACACTATATGAAACAATGAGATTGAATCCATTGGAATTTGCACGCAACaaactaacaataaaaattacacagGCAAACAGAAGCACAAACATGACAACACAAActtcattcaaaaaaaaaacacctgcAGCCTAAGATTCAATCAATGTTTTTGAAGCGTCTAGTGTTATAGGACGACAATAATAAGATTATACAATATATCATGTAAAATGGAGGCAAAACTATTGAATTTACAAAAATTTACCAAAAACCACATTTTAAGCATATGAACAAGTACGAACAATTAAGACGTCATCTCTATCTTCAGAAGAATTTAAGCAATTACGCATTTGGAAACATCGCCTATCTAATATCCCATAGGTATTCAAtaaaaagaagaataaaaagTATATTACCATCAAAATTGCCATCGACTATCCGACTAGCATCATTGTAGTTGTCCATTGATATAACAGTAATAGTCGGcatgaaattcaaaattttctcaGTAAACACCGTTTTTCCAGCCCCTGATGGACCAGCTAGTCCTACTAATATGATTCTATCATTATTTTGAGCTAGCAATTGGCATGCACGGATAACTACGAAGAAACCTTTATCAAACGATAGTGATGCCTGAATTGGAACAACCTCATAACGATTAGAATCATTTCTCTTAACCAATCGAACTTTATCCTTCAATAAGCCAGAGTTTCTATGATGTGACCCAGAATCAGAACCTTCCTGAGCCATTGCCATAAACTGATGTTCCTGCTGTCCACAAGATACTTAGTCACAAACATATCCAATACTAAATACATAGAAGTAAAAACTTAAGATAGACCATGCCCAGAGCATCAATCATGAGTTCATTATATAACTTTTTGGAACATAAATCAGAAACAGCACCTTCATCAGCCATATTAATTGAACTAACAACCAAATCCTACAAAAAATCTTCCAAAAATTTCTTTTGACAATGCAAACTTTTTAAGATTATCAATGTTATAAACTTGTAAATCAAGTGCAAAAATCATTATAATATAGTACATTATATATAGTTCAAAAAATCATCACAAAAATACTAAAATCAAAATCCAAGAACTATAAATATTTGGAATGCCAGAAGTAGAATCTTATAAATTGCTGAATTATTGCCAAACAATTTGCACTCTCAATATCTCACACATTAGCGTCGTACTTATCTCACATATTGAtgaacataaataaaatgatagAAATCAAATGATACCAACTTTTAACATCAACAAAGACTTTCAATTTGGGCAATAAtcataagaaagaaaaaaacttGGCAACTCCTACTAATAGAACCATTATAATAATTACACATTACACATTGTTGAAACAGTATTTccatcacaaattcttactgTGTGGAAAATCAAGCTGATGAAATTTGAACAAAAAATCAagaactaaaaacaaaaatataaaccaTAAACACAATTACGTCAAGTTTCAAATATATGGATCTAACATCTTTTAATAACACTGAATAAGGAGCaaaatagaaattaaagaaTACCCAAATTGTAATTTGAAGTGATGAACAAAACCCAGATGACGGAAAATACAAACTAAACCAAAGTACAGAAAAATGCACTTACAAAGTGGGGATATGTAGTACAAAGACCCAGAAAAATACGGGGAAGTCAGGTTATGATCAGTAATTATATATTGGATTTGGGTTTTTGtactttttgaaaattaataatgatatttttagatttttaattaaaaaaatgcgTAATGCAGAAGGTGAATTATTGAGAATTTAAGATGGAGGGAAAGAAGCACAAGAATTCAATTGGGCTTTGAAGGCCAAAGAGGCAAGAGGATGGAGGAATCCTATTTAAAGCATTGGGGGAAGAGAATATTCAGCTAGTGTTGTATGAGATTGTTTTACCGTGAGACGGATCCATATAATTAAGTCGATTAAAgttttttctgaaaaaaattgattgagttaaaaataattttttttgcaatttttttaagtaattattaaatCAGCTCATATTAAACCGTCTTAtaatgagacggtcttaataaaataaagataaagaaTTTGTGAGAATCTTTAGTTTCGTTTGCGTAATGTTTGAGAGTTTCTCTCACTTTTATGACacgttttccttttttttttttttttgtttgcttgTAGAGATTtaagactatttttaaataaaaataaaattaataataaaagatttaaagaaaaatttggtatatttttttagatataAAAAAAGATAGATATAGAAATTTGTGATCAAATATAttgtattattaaaattaaaatattctaGATTTGCCTTTTAAGTGAAAAAAATGAGTGTTGAATATTGATGTTTCAAAGTAGGGACTGGCCGGACTGCGAAGCAATTAATTCAAGAGGTTGGGTTGTGTTACCGACTTACCGATTATGGGCATTATTTTATATACCCAAATTTGactttattttgatgatttgattTGTATTTGTCTCTTATTATAAGTTTTGCCACATTATTTTGGACTCTGCTATAAAAATTGTTATATGTTTTACTTACActacttttaaatttaatttgcatatttaatttattttttcatctcTTCTCAAAATACTTTTACAAAGTATATATCTTACCATTCATTGAAAAAGATGTTCATATTGTACttattgcaaataagaacataAGGGGTATTTGGCAATTGACTGTTGGTTGATGGCGGTTGATTTTTTAAGTTGACTTGTTTAACCAGCTGAAAATGTTGTTTGTTTTGGTTGGCTTTTAAGTTAGCTGAAAAAGTTAGTTGTTTGTTGAAATGtttgataagtttaagtattgattgttggttgtttattagagaaaaatggGCCAATAAGTCAAAAGTCAACGAAAAAAGTTAGGTGGAATAACTTTTTCattttagcttaaaagccaGTTTTTTAACTGCTTTAGAATCTATTTACCAAATACGTTTTTGGCTGTTTGACCAACTAATAAGTcataagccaaaagccaacaaaaaaggCTAAGGCAAAAGCCATAAACTAAACACCCTATAGCTACTTGGGTATCCGGAATATGCCGGCCATTGGATTTTCAATTCAAGCCcctattaatttataatatgaaatataatataaagtctaaataattattacaaaattaaaatttatttgggCCATTTAAacagataaattaaaatttaatggtgAAATATTATATCGAGGTTTGATCGAAACAAAAATGACTTCAGTTGGATCAAAACATCACTAATTAGGTTTGATTCTAAGTCAAACTATATATTCACATTCAGAGTCATTTTATTTCCTCAAACTCAAATcgaattattttttcaaaccGAATTAAGCTTAGatcaaaactaaaataacaTCCTTAAAAATTTATCACCAAATCGCATATCATCCgagataataaatattttttatacgtGACTCATAAAGCTATAAATATTATATctcataaaatattaatttttatttggtaaatattataatatttgagCTACAAAGAATCTAAGTAGAAAGGATTGAAAATCTTGCTCTAGCATCATTAGTCAGTTGTAAAACAGTATAGCTTTATGGGAGTGTTAGGGAATTTCTAACAACGAACAATATTGTTACTTGTTTGTTGTTGCTAATCGCTACCCCATGCAGTACAAACTTCAGGGACTATGAATTTCTAATAGTTGCGACATTATTGCTTATCTTACGAAGACTTGTTCACTTTTAGCAATCGCAAAtgaattttttatactttttaacgataaaaattataataaagatTGTTTTGTTGTTGCtaacaacaaatgaaaaatcTTGCCTAACCATAAGCTCAAATATAAAAACGCTTAGTTTGAAAAttagtttttaagattttttttttttttgattttccatCAAAAAAGCTTATTTAATAACCTCAAAAGGATCTAATATTAAGATGCTTTTACACTTTATTTGGATGGAAGAGAATATAAGAAGGATGACGAAATAAATGGAAAACAACGTGAGAAAAACAAGAAACGTAGTTTATAAACACAACAAATGTGTGTATACTAAGTGCTAACTGAAGTATTGAGCCATAAGCATCAAGCATTAAATCATAACAGTGTCAGTGCATACATCCTAACAATACAGTAGTTTCAACAAACCTTTCATCCTAAAGCTCAAAAACTGTTCAAATTATATCATCTATCCTTCTAAGCATTTCCTTCCAGATGAGCCCTTAAGCATTTCTAACTTAAATAAAGCTCACCTTATCAGGTGTACAAGTCTGAATCAAGTACAGGATCCTTGAGCCAAACAGATTTCGACTTCTCGTCTTCATAGTCAGTAGCAGAGGTGAAATCAAAATCAGGTAAGACATCCTTCATCAAAACAGATCTAACCAACTGCATCACTGGTTTACCAAATTCGGGCCAGGAAACGCACAAACTACCTCGAATATTTCTGATCTGACATCGAGCCAATAGAGCAGCAGCAAGGCCATCCACCACGCTTCCTGATGGGAAGTAGTCCATGTTCTTCAGAAGCGGACTTTCACCAAGCCCTTTTCTTTCCAAAGATGTCTCCAGCTTGTAGGCTACAGTATCATCTCTTGATAGCTTACCACGGAATTTTTGTATCTGAACTGAATCGAAAATTAATACTTTTTCTGGCACAATCTTTTCAGAGAGAAGCAATTTTGAAACAGCATGACATCTCTCCACGGGTACTTGATATTGGACACTCACAACAAGGGTCAGCTTCTCAGCATCAGTCAATGCGTATATGTCACAAGATTTGTTCTTTAGAGAGGGTGCAATGGTGTTTCCAGAAAAAGATATCTCAGGGAGGATTAGTGTTCCAATGAGTTTTTTAGAGGATATATGAAGAAATATATGAAGAGATGGGGGTGAAATGGCAAAGATAAGGAGTGAAGGACGAAGAATTTCGTTAGTATCAGAATCTGAGAGAACAATAAAAGGCGTCGGAAGCAAAGGAGATGGAGGGGTAAAAATGTTGAGATCCTCCTCAAAGAATCTAGAAGGTGGAGGAATTTCAGTCAGTACATCATCCATGCCTTCTGAGAATTGGAATTGTCACTCTGTATGTCACAACATACCAAAGTTAGCTGAgcacaaaatataaattaaattgcaTACTCAAACACAGCACTTGATCAATCAACGAATGAAGCAAACAAACTAACATATTAGTAGTAGTctattatattttgttatagtaCCTGCTTTAATCGGCCAAACATAGTATGTGAAATATTGAGAATTATACACTAAGATAGTACCTTCTTTAACACTCCAACTGATAATTCACCTTtgctaaataataaatttatatacatttcacattcttttatatattttttttgatccAATCCTCATTTTGCATATTCGAAATTTGAAAATCGAGTGacataagaaaagaaaaactaaacaaaaaaaatgttgcCAGCACCTAGAAGAAAAGGGCActtaagattttaattataaacaaCACCCCCAAATAACAACTCTTGCCAGTTGCAACACACAAGAGATTTCCTTTAAAAAGAATATTATTCCAAAATCTTATATCAGAGTCACTAATGGGTGACTAATTTCACATAAGAGGTAAACAAAAATCTGACCAATTCAAGCTAGGGTCAGGATAAGCATGAAACCATATGAAGCTCAATCAAACAAATTGATTAATGCCTGCAAATTACAATTCTCTTTCATCATCATCAGTAGCCAATCTGGTTTTATGGCTTCCATATAGAAAGCATATGTACTCAAAGAGTTGGAGTGCAACCCGAGTTCGAGAGTTGGATTTGTCAAAGCTTGGAATTCAGGGACACAAGAGGCTGTTCAATATTTGGACAAAGACATGAACTcaacaatatttatatatttatgtaaaagtTTAGTATAGTATAAActactaattatttttaaaataaagaattgaattagaaatttaaacattttaaagGAACTAAAAACCTtattatatttaacaaatttaCATTGTAGACGAacaaataattgaaatccaCATAGTAACCCTTGAGCTTGTGTAACAACAAAATGTCTTTCTAGTCCAAAATGTAAAgtacctattttaaatgcttaaTTGACTTGTGAGCATACCCCTCCCTCAAAAATATTCCCTCCACTGAAACAGAATTGCAGCTGCCAAATTTATGGATCCAACAAAGCAGAGCATATGAAGTTCAAATGAAACGAGTAAGATAAGCATAAACAACAGGAAGTCTTGCTATTGGAAACTACATGAACAATGACGCAGATTCCAACAACTCCAATTTGATTGGGGGTTGCTGATATGGTTAGGAGAATGAAGAAGAGAATATGGAAGCGCTATGGTAATGAAgaggatcaataattaaaatccCCTTTAGGGTGTAGAAGCTCCCACGAAATATGTATAAAAAGGGAAAAGAGGAGTTAGTTTTGAGGGGGTTGCTTAGGCTTTTGATTAGGAGTAGGATcagttttttaaataaaaatagtagtaGTAGGTAGATACCATGTTAATCTTCTCCCTTCTCCCATGCCCTCTTGAGCATTTCCATCTTACTCTTTAAAAACCTAACGCTAAATGGAGCATTGATGTCCTAATATTAACAAAGGTTGTAATCTTGTAGACAAAGATTCTTAGAAACTTTTACCAAGTAGATTTTAGATGTTTTGTCTACCATATAGAATTTCTAAAATCGTAGGGTTACCATGTATAGTTTTCCTATTTTATATTATAGTTGTgtcaaaaaaaacataaaagaagaaaaatctaAATATATCAAGTACTACTATTTgttttacattaaaataaaaaattaaacataataTAACAAGGAAGTCGTGTCAAGGCCAATCCAACACATGTTTTGTGTCCAGGAAACATAGCTCGTATATAAAATCTAAGGACATTAAACCTTAATCTTGACGTATTCATCAATTCTAAGAGTGCTCATATCTACAAGAAATACTCCTTAAAGAAGCAAAGGAAGCTATCTAATGTCATATATCTTAAATGATTGTACACCTTCCAAACCAAAAGATTAGAGCATCTCTTGGGAAAAAGAGTGTTTTTGCAAACTAGTTGACAATTGCATATCCACATCTACCCATCAATCCCTGAAACTAATAAATAGTTGTAATTTGATCAACATTCTAGACCTGAAGGTTATTACTATGACACCATCGTGTCGTAGTAACATAGTAACAACATTTTAGTAGTATTACACAACATTATATTACTCCAAAACctggctcccacctaggcaaGGTTTGGTAACTCAAATGTACACAACCTTACTCTAGTcaatgataacaaagaggttgtttccgattgactcCGGAGAACAAACATCAGTTGCACaccttcacataaataagaagagACCATGATTCAATGAGTCATTCTAGTAGTAGTAAAATCCACATATATCCACTTTACTAACGTACTCAGCTGAATGTTTGGAAATCGGAAATATAACATTTACATAAACCTAACCTCACACTGAGAATGAATAAAGTATTCTCTATTCAGAGTAAAAGGGAAGAGAAAGACCATTCTCCTAATTTCCCCTTGCTCTATTCAATATTTGAATTATGTATGACCATAAAAATTCTATCAgtatttcaagaaaaacaccCAATTTAGATCAAAGTCTCGTTCCAGTGAAACCAGTATTTCAGGCGTatctttatcaaaaaaatgGTCCTCAATACATCCAAACAATTCAATCTCACAAGATAATACACGAAATTTCAAATAATTACTCTTACCACTATTAGAAAAAACCCATTTATATAAACACATTCTTGACCATTTAAGAAAACACccaaaaactacaacaaaaagcattacaaataataaacaattgCATCCAAACTAAACCCTTAAACTTAAGATTGAAACAATCTGAATGATGTTAATGTAATTTAAAACGAAAATTTAAAAACGGTATGCAATTGCTCTTATTAACAGCAAAGGAAAAAGATTCAAAAGCTAGAATACCTGAATCAAAGGAAGATCTTTAAGTACCGTAGGTGAACGATAGAGGTAGAGATAGAGATGAGAATGCAAAAAAGACGGTTGGCAGACTTAGAATAGAGAAGGAAGCAACAGTGATTTGTTAATGGAAGACTGAAAGAGTATTTCTTGGGGGAGGGGAAAAGTGGGAGTGAACTCAACTAGCTTTTGCCTACttgtttatgaaaaaataatgcGTTCGcccccttttttttttccaatgaaCTTTTAccccttttttaaaattttctaaactcaaatcatatttctaaattttgaataaaaagaaACACATACTTAGCACAAATACAATATATGAATATccattttgattaattttgattaataaaaacGCGTAGGATACATAAATGTGAAATGTCAATCAATTTCTGTCTTTTAAATtactaatataaaaatatatcttaATCTCATATTCtcattttatttaaattcaGCATAACATGAACAcaaatcaaaatgactaaaataaaaaaagactaaTTCTCTTTAATGTTGAActtaaaatcaatattaattttaatttattcaaaaaaataaaaaatatatatatttttcattttaattaacaTGATCGCAATATAAACACAAATCTAAAACTGAGATcgatttaattttgaaaaagtataaaaaaggtCAAGTagcacaaagctttaccaataTTTACCCGCATTTGGAACACTAGCTAATTGTTAGACAATAGATCCTGAACCCAACTCAAATCCGTGAATCCGTAGATTAAGATCTGTTTGTTCAAAGGCAAATGAGTCACAGGTGCAAACATTTTAAGCCAAACGTGATACTCTTAGTACATTACAGTCAAGTGCCTCTGAAGAACAATGCCCCCAAACCCCATCAAAAAAGAGATAATATATTACTGTTGAGACTCATGAGTCCATTGATCATGGTTAAAGAAGAAAAGGATTAGCACAGCACAGAAGAATCAGCAGCACAGAACAATCAGCCTTCAGTCTTGGACCAACATTATCAAGAAGCTGTGCAGAAGGGTCAGCAACAAAACTTGAAGCTAGCAGCCTCTTCTTCTCTCTGGAAGCATGCTCCAATCACGTGCTATATTAGTTTAGTTAGGTTGTTAGGATATCAGTTATAACTAACTGTAGTCAAGTCAGTTTGTTATGCTATGGTTAGTTTGTTAATCCAAAATGTATCCCAGCTCTATATATAGCTTCTTTATCCATCCTTTGTGTAGGGGTAATGAATGTATGATCAAGACACAGTATCAATAAGATTTTCTTGTTTGTCTTTACTCTTTGGTTCATTTTTCAACAATTACACTTGCTTAACTCCCACAGATGTTATGGAGAAACATAcactgaaaaaaaaattgaaatgaattgCTAATGTCTATAAATCATAAGAGTACAACTCAGGTGCCTTTCAAACCCCAAATCATACAATAAATGTCCAAACTCCATTCATATCAGTGATTGCTTTGTTTGATCCGTCGCCTCGCCAAATCTTTCGTTGTTCTGTACCTGAAAAGTAACTCCTCAAGTATTACGTACGAAAAAAGTACTCTAATCAAGGTTTTTGAGTAATGTCCACAGCCACAAcatggagagaaaagaaagaggaaATAATAAAGGCTTTAAGGGATAGGAGTATAGGACGAGAAAGTGTACATGAAAACGTCTGCAGCATCGGCTGTTAATTCTGGTCCAACGAAGTTTAATCTTCATGTTCATCTTCAGAATCTGAAaaccaaaaatataaatcataagaaAGATACATAATTGAAATTGTGCTCAAGATGCTGTCAGATCCAAAGGAGCACGAGATGATCATAAAAATAACGAAATAAAAAGGTGAGAAGTAGAACAGCAGACTAAGGTGATCCATGATTGTAATTTTGCTCAACATTTTGAAATGTACATAGAATAGAAACAACTGAAATACTACTGCAGAAATAAAATTTAGGCCAAGCATTCTTCaagagaaagaagaaaatataataaagaaatCCTGCAAGAACTACCTGAACGAACATCGTCACTCAGCTGACCTCTAGCTTGGATTTGCTTCACAAGCATCCGATACATGAGCACCCACCAATAAATATGAAGAACAAGTAAGCAGTACAATAGGGTATTAAACAAGTAGTAATAGATAGGTCCATCAATAGGGTGTTTTTCCTTATCAAGTGTCAGGATAACTTCATAACTGCCATACAAAACAGAAAGCAAATAGTCAGCCAGGAGGGGAAAAGGCAATCAAAGATTAAGAAACAAGAAAAACTAAAACAGCAAGAGCCACCACTACtatagttatttattttttttaaataacccaGAAACAGCAACGTGTAAGTCCAGGATGGCCGAGATATACGACCTTTATAAAACATTTGTGAGATAGTGAGTAGTATTTTAGAGTATTCAGAAATTTTATAACAAAGATGAAATAATGGCTTGATTACTGGTTAGGTGGGTGGATACTTGGGAGTAAATGAGGTTTACGTGGAGCCATTAATAGTGGTGTGATCTCGGGATGGAAAATCACATGCTAAGAGTCTCTCACATTGAGAAGGGATATGGTGACTTCAGTCTAGAATCAGAGCTCAAACCAAGTATGTTACACCTCAACAAAAAGATAATTGGAGATGTAACCAAAAAAGCATATTTACAGATGCGGAGCAAATAGAGACAGCAAAACTTTCAGATATAGAATGCCATGGCTTCTTTATAGTTTCTACAGATGGAATGCCAATACAATTGGAACTTAACCAATATTATTGAATCAAGGGTTTATTAAGTTAGTAATAATATAGATTAAGCAACAAAAACTAACCTGGTACTCCAAAGGATCCAAAATGGGTAGTAAGTAAGGCGAAGCACGATCCATGATATTACAAAGAGGACGAAAGATATGCTGGCAACTGCCTCAAAGCCACTGTATTTGGACATCTTTCCTATCTCAAGAAATACGTCGCTAGCATCATGAACAGCTAAAACCACTGAACCAACACGAGCAAACCTGTATACATCAATATGTTACAATCGGAATTTTTTGAAGTCACTCATATTGccatcaaaataacatatatttaacaaaACATTTTATTACCCAATGTCATCAAGTAACTCCCCCAACTAGCACGGGTTGGGAGGGTTCAGATGTACGCAGCATTATGTTTGTAATAACAGAGAGGTTATTTTCAATTGATCCTTGATAGAAAGCATCATTTGAATCTTCACGTTAAGAAGGGAACATGATTCAAGAAGTCCTTTTCATAGTTCATTATGATCGGAAATCTAAGAAATAAacatttatgataaaaaaaaatgacactaggaaaataaaaatgtaaaattttcaGTAAGCATACTAAGCAATAAGCATCTCATGAATTGAACTAAGTGCAAGTCCAGTATATCTTAATATATGATGAACATCTACAACATCAAAGGAGTATTTGCACATAACTACCCTTATTTAACGGGcataatttaaatatcattctTATCTTAACAAAACTAATCAAATGACCTACAATTCTTTAGttacataaattttaaatttgacatAAACTGAACTAAGTGCAAGTCCAGTGAATCTTGATACACAATAACATTCTTACTTCAATGCTTAACAATTAAtcgataaaattttatataatgctAATTGCAAATTCTAATCTTTTAGATCCCATCAACAAAAGTTTCATAACCTTTTCGCAAATTTCTCATCAATTGTTACCAACAACAATATGGGGCATGGGTTGAGTTTGATTTAGAGGTTGTAATCTTGGTTCCAAATTGTAAGTTTTCAAAAAATTCATGATGGTAAATTAGGTCTGATATTAAAGATTTAAACTTCGTGTGGATTGAAGAACACGAATTGGTTATATTAAGCATCCCTATAAACGCAATTGTATCACTTTTTCTCATACATATGTGGTAGGGCTCATGAGTGTTATTCCTCGATAGTTGGAGCAATATTTCACATCCCTTTGTTCTTAATGATCCAAAACCATAATTGTTTAATTTAGCCCATTAAACAAACAAACATTTCTTAGGGTGATAGAGTTAGTGTAAA
This region includes:
- the LOC130821062 gene encoding uncharacterized protein LOC130821062 — protein: MDDVLTEIPPPSRFFEEDLNIFTPPSPLLPTPFIVLSDSDTNEILRPSLLIFAISPPSLHIFLHISSKKLIGTLILPEISFSGNTIAPSLKNKSCDIYALTDAEKLTLVVSVQYQVPVERCHAVSKLLLSEKIVPEKVLIFDSVQIQKFRGKLSRDDTVAYKLETSLERKGLGESPLLKNMDYFPSGSVVDGLAAALLARCQIRNIRGSLCVSWPEFGKPVMQLVRSVLMKDVLPDFDFTSATDYEDEKSKSVWLKDPVLDSDLYT